The following coding sequences lie in one Aphelocoma coerulescens isolate FSJ_1873_10779 chromosome 34, UR_Acoe_1.0, whole genome shotgun sequence genomic window:
- the SLC8A2 gene encoding sodium/calcium exchanger 2 isoform X7 yields the protein MMYLFLGVSIIADRFMASIEVITSREKEITVTKANGETSVGTVRIWNETVSNLTLMALGSSAPEILLSLIEVCGHRFQAGELGPGTIVGSAAFNMFVVIAVCVYAIPAGESRRIKHLRVFFVTASWSIFAYIWLYLILAVITPGVVQVWEAFLTLLFFPACVVFAWAADKRLLFYKYVYKRYRADPRSGIIIGTEAERPPKDLEADGGFPALPEPEPGAASPSPTPEEKELDESRREVIQILKDLKQKHPEKELEQLLDAANYMALVHQQKSRAFYRIQATRLMTGAGNVLKKHAAEAARRSPALPGEDDEDDEEDEACSRIFFEPCLYHCLENCGSVTLAVACQQGLGANHTFYVDFRTEDGSAKAGSDYEYSEGTLIFKPGETRKELAIGIIDDDIFEEDEHFFVRLLNLRVGDAEGMFEADSDDHPKGKLVAPLVATVTILDDDHAGIFGFRERSVRVSECQGHVEVTVVRSSGARGTVMVPFRTVEGTARGGGVDYEDASGELEFRNDETAKTLQVKIVDDEEYEKKENFFIELGTPRWLKRGISGDGERQLSAEEEEARRIADMGKPVLGDNRRLEVVIEESYDFKNTVDKLMKKTNLATVIGTHSWREQFLEAITVSAGDEDEDDEGREERLPSCFDYVMHFLTVFWKVLFACVPPTALLGGWAAFGVSILLLALLTALIGDLAAHFGCTLGLKDSVNAVVFVALGTSIPDTFASRVAALQDPCADASIGNVTGSNAVNVFLGLGLAWSVAAVYWAAQGRPFRVPPGTLAFPVTLFTIFAFLAIGVLLYRRRAPIGGELGGPRAPKVLTAGLFLLLWLLYVLFASLEAYCHIQGF from the exons ATGATGTACCTGTTCCTGGGCGTGTCCATCATCGCCGACCGCTTCATGGCGTCCATCGAGGTGATCACGTCGCGCGAGAAGGAGATCACGGTCACCAAGGCCAACGGCGAGACCAGCGTGGGCACCGTGCGCATCTGGAACGAGACCGTGTCCAACCTGACGCTGATGGCGCTGGGCTCGTCGGCGCCCGAGATCCTCCTGTCGCTCATCGAGGTGTGCGGCCACCGCTTCCAGGCCGGCGAGCTGGGCCCGGGCACCATCGTGGGCAGCGCCGCCTTCAACATGTTCGTGGTGATCGCCGTGTGCGTGTACGCCATCCCGGCGGGCGAGAGCCGCCGCATCAAGCACCTGCGCGTCTTCTTCGTCACGGCCTCCTGGAGCATCTTCGCCTACATCTGGCTCTACCTCATCCTGGCCGTCATCACGCCGGGCGTGGTGCAGGTGTGGGAGGCCTTCCTCACGCTGCTCTTCTTCCCGGCCTGCGTGGTCTTCGCCTGGGCGGCCGACAAGCGCCTGCTCTTCTACAAGTACGTCTACAAGCGCTACCGCGCCGACCCGCGCAGCGGCATCATCATCGGCACCGAGGCCGAGCGCCCGCCCAAGGACCTGGAGGCCGACGGCGGCTTCCCGGCGCTGCCCGAGCCCGAGCCCGGCGCCGCCTCGCCCTCGCCCACGCCCGAGGAGAAGGAGCTGGATGAGAGCCGGCGCGAGGTGATCCAGATCCTCAAGGACCTGAAGCAGAAGCACCCggagaaggagctggagcagctgctggacgCCGCCAACTACATGGCACTGGTGCACCAGCAGAAGAGCCGCGCCTTCTATCGCATCCAGGCCACGCGGCTCATGACCGGCGCCGGCAACGTGCTGAAGAAGCACGCGGCCGAGGCGGCGCGGCGCtcgcccgccctgcccggcgaGGACGAcgaggacgacgaggaggacgaggccTGCAGCCGCATCTTCTTCGAGCCGTGCCTGTACCACTGCCTGGAGAACTGCGGCTCGGTGACGCTGGCCGTGGCCtgccagcagggcctgggcGCCAACCACACCTTCTACGTGGACTTCCGCACCGAGGACGGCTCGGCCAAGGCGGGCTCGGACTACGAGTACAGCGAGGGCACCCTGATCTTCAAGCCGGGCGAGACGCGCAAGGAGCTGGCCATCGGCATCATCGACGACGACATCTTCGAGGAGGACGAGCACTTCTTCGTGCGGCTGCTGAACCTGCGCGTGGGCGACGCCGAGGGCATGTTCGAGGCCGACTCCGACGACCACCCCAAGGGCAAGCTGGTGGCGCCGCTGGTGGCCACGGTGACCATCCTGGACGACGACCACGCCGGCATCTTCGGCTTCCGCGAGCGCTCGGTGCGCGTCAGCGAGTGCCAGGGCCACGTGGAGGTGACGGTGGTGCGCAGCTCCGGCGCCCGGGGCACCGTCATGGTGCCCTTCCGCACCGTGGAGGGGACGGCGCGCGGAGGAGGCGTCGACTACGAGGACGCCAGCGGGGAGCTGGAGTTCCGCAACGACGAGACGGC GAAGACGCTGCAGGTGAAGATCGTGGATGACGAGGAGTACGAGaagaaggagaatttcttcatcGAGCTGGGGACGCCGCGCTGGCTCAAGCGCGGCATCTCAG GGGACGGGGAGCGGCAGCTGTcggccgaggaggaggaggcgcgGCGCATCGCCGACATGGGCAAGCCCGTGCTGGGCGACAACCGGCGCCTCGAGGTGGTCATCGAGGAGTCCTACGACTTCAAG aaCACGGTGGACAAGCTGATGAAGAAAACCAACCTGGCCACCGTCATCGGCACCCACTCGTGGCGCGAGCAGTTCCTGGAGGCCATCACCGTCAGCGCAG gtgacgaggacgaggacgacgaGGGCCGTGAGGAGCGGCTGCCGTCGTGCTTCGATTACGTGATGCATTTCCTGACCGTGTTCTGGAAGGTTCTGTTCGCCTGCGTCCCCCCCACGGCGCTGCTGGGGGGCTGGGCGGCCTTCGGCgtctccatcctcctcctcgcccTCCTCACCGCCCTCATTGGCGACCTCGCCGCCCACTTCGGCTGCACCCTCGGCCTCAAGGACTCCGTCAACGCCGTCGTCTTCGTCGCCCTCGGCACCTCCATCCCCg ACACGTTCGCCAGCCGCGTGGCCGCGCTGCAGGACCCGTGCGCCGACGCGTCCATCGGGAACGTCACCGGCTCCAACGCCGTCAACGTCTTCCTGGGGCTGGGCCTGGCCTGGTCGGTGGCCGCCGTGTACTGGGCGGCGCAGGGACGTCCCTTCCGCGTCCCCCCGGGGACCTTGGCCTTCCCCGTCACCCTGTTCACCATCTTCGCCTTCCTCGCCATCGGGGTCCTGCTCTACCGGCGCCGGGCGCCCATCGGGGGCGAGCTGGGGGGGCCCCGCGCCCCCAAAGTGCTCACGGCCgggctcttcctgctcctctggcTCCTCTACGTCCTCTTCGCCAGCCTGGAGGCCTACTGCCACATCCAGGGCTTctaa
- the SLC8A2 gene encoding sodium/calcium exchanger 2 isoform X6, translating to MMYLFLGVSIIADRFMASIEVITSREKEITVTKANGETSVGTVRIWNETVSNLTLMALGSSAPEILLSLIEVCGHRFQAGELGPGTIVGSAAFNMFVVIAVCVYAIPAGESRRIKHLRVFFVTASWSIFAYIWLYLILAVITPGVVQVWEAFLTLLFFPACVVFAWAADKRLLFYKYVYKRYRADPRSGIIIGTEAERPPKDLEADGGFPALPEPEPGAASPSPTPEEKELDESRREVIQILKDLKQKHPEKELEQLLDAANYMALVHQQKSRAFYRIQATRLMTGAGNVLKKHAAEAARRSPALPGEDDEDDEEDEACSRIFFEPCLYHCLENCGSVTLAVACQQGLGANHTFYVDFRTEDGSAKAGSDYEYSEGTLIFKPGETRKELAIGIIDDDIFEEDEHFFVRLLNLRVGDAEGMFEADSDDHPKGKLVAPLVATVTILDDDHAGIFGFRERSVRVSECQGHVEVTVVRSSGARGTVMVPFRTVEGTARGGGVDYEDASGELEFRNDETAKTLQVKIVDDEEYEKKENFFIELGTPRWLKRGISGDGERQLSAEEEEARRIADMGKPVLGDNRRLEVVIEESYDFKNTVDKLMKKTNLATVIGTHSWREQFLEAITVSAGGDEDEDDEGREERLPSCFDYVMHFLTVFWKVLFACVPPTALLGGWAAFGVSILLLALLTALIGDLAAHFGCTLGLKDSVNAVVFVALGTSIPDTFASRVAALQDPCADASIGNVTGSNAVNVFLGLGLAWSVAAVYWAAQGRPFRVPPGTLAFPVTLFTIFAFLAIGVLLYRRRAPIGGELGGPRAPKVLTAGLFLLLWLLYVLFASLEAYCHIQGF from the exons ATGATGTACCTGTTCCTGGGCGTGTCCATCATCGCCGACCGCTTCATGGCGTCCATCGAGGTGATCACGTCGCGCGAGAAGGAGATCACGGTCACCAAGGCCAACGGCGAGACCAGCGTGGGCACCGTGCGCATCTGGAACGAGACCGTGTCCAACCTGACGCTGATGGCGCTGGGCTCGTCGGCGCCCGAGATCCTCCTGTCGCTCATCGAGGTGTGCGGCCACCGCTTCCAGGCCGGCGAGCTGGGCCCGGGCACCATCGTGGGCAGCGCCGCCTTCAACATGTTCGTGGTGATCGCCGTGTGCGTGTACGCCATCCCGGCGGGCGAGAGCCGCCGCATCAAGCACCTGCGCGTCTTCTTCGTCACGGCCTCCTGGAGCATCTTCGCCTACATCTGGCTCTACCTCATCCTGGCCGTCATCACGCCGGGCGTGGTGCAGGTGTGGGAGGCCTTCCTCACGCTGCTCTTCTTCCCGGCCTGCGTGGTCTTCGCCTGGGCGGCCGACAAGCGCCTGCTCTTCTACAAGTACGTCTACAAGCGCTACCGCGCCGACCCGCGCAGCGGCATCATCATCGGCACCGAGGCCGAGCGCCCGCCCAAGGACCTGGAGGCCGACGGCGGCTTCCCGGCGCTGCCCGAGCCCGAGCCCGGCGCCGCCTCGCCCTCGCCCACGCCCGAGGAGAAGGAGCTGGATGAGAGCCGGCGCGAGGTGATCCAGATCCTCAAGGACCTGAAGCAGAAGCACCCggagaaggagctggagcagctgctggacgCCGCCAACTACATGGCACTGGTGCACCAGCAGAAGAGCCGCGCCTTCTATCGCATCCAGGCCACGCGGCTCATGACCGGCGCCGGCAACGTGCTGAAGAAGCACGCGGCCGAGGCGGCGCGGCGCtcgcccgccctgcccggcgaGGACGAcgaggacgacgaggaggacgaggccTGCAGCCGCATCTTCTTCGAGCCGTGCCTGTACCACTGCCTGGAGAACTGCGGCTCGGTGACGCTGGCCGTGGCCtgccagcagggcctgggcGCCAACCACACCTTCTACGTGGACTTCCGCACCGAGGACGGCTCGGCCAAGGCGGGCTCGGACTACGAGTACAGCGAGGGCACCCTGATCTTCAAGCCGGGCGAGACGCGCAAGGAGCTGGCCATCGGCATCATCGACGACGACATCTTCGAGGAGGACGAGCACTTCTTCGTGCGGCTGCTGAACCTGCGCGTGGGCGACGCCGAGGGCATGTTCGAGGCCGACTCCGACGACCACCCCAAGGGCAAGCTGGTGGCGCCGCTGGTGGCCACGGTGACCATCCTGGACGACGACCACGCCGGCATCTTCGGCTTCCGCGAGCGCTCGGTGCGCGTCAGCGAGTGCCAGGGCCACGTGGAGGTGACGGTGGTGCGCAGCTCCGGCGCCCGGGGCACCGTCATGGTGCCCTTCCGCACCGTGGAGGGGACGGCGCGCGGAGGAGGCGTCGACTACGAGGACGCCAGCGGGGAGCTGGAGTTCCGCAACGACGAGACGGC GAAGACGCTGCAGGTGAAGATCGTGGATGACGAGGAGTACGAGaagaaggagaatttcttcatcGAGCTGGGGACGCCGCGCTGGCTCAAGCGCGGCATCTCAG GGGACGGGGAGCGGCAGCTGTcggccgaggaggaggaggcgcgGCGCATCGCCGACATGGGCAAGCCCGTGCTGGGCGACAACCGGCGCCTCGAGGTGGTCATCGAGGAGTCCTACGACTTCAAG aaCACGGTGGACAAGCTGATGAAGAAAACCAACCTGGCCACCGTCATCGGCACCCACTCGTGGCGCGAGCAGTTCCTGGAGGCCATCACCGTCAGCGCAGGTG gtgacgaggacgaggacgacgaGGGCCGTGAGGAGCGGCTGCCGTCGTGCTTCGATTACGTGATGCATTTCCTGACCGTGTTCTGGAAGGTTCTGTTCGCCTGCGTCCCCCCCACGGCGCTGCTGGGGGGCTGGGCGGCCTTCGGCgtctccatcctcctcctcgcccTCCTCACCGCCCTCATTGGCGACCTCGCCGCCCACTTCGGCTGCACCCTCGGCCTCAAGGACTCCGTCAACGCCGTCGTCTTCGTCGCCCTCGGCACCTCCATCCCCg ACACGTTCGCCAGCCGCGTGGCCGCGCTGCAGGACCCGTGCGCCGACGCGTCCATCGGGAACGTCACCGGCTCCAACGCCGTCAACGTCTTCCTGGGGCTGGGCCTGGCCTGGTCGGTGGCCGCCGTGTACTGGGCGGCGCAGGGACGTCCCTTCCGCGTCCCCCCGGGGACCTTGGCCTTCCCCGTCACCCTGTTCACCATCTTCGCCTTCCTCGCCATCGGGGTCCTGCTCTACCGGCGCCGGGCGCCCATCGGGGGCGAGCTGGGGGGGCCCCGCGCCCCCAAAGTGCTCACGGCCgggctcttcctgctcctctggcTCCTCTACGTCCTCTTCGCCAGCCTGGAGGCCTACTGCCACATCCAGGGCTTctaa
- the SLC8A2 gene encoding sodium/calcium exchanger 2 isoform X3, producing MMYLFLGVSIIADRFMASIEVITSREKEITVTKANGETSVGTVRIWNETVSNLTLMALGSSAPEILLSLIEVCGHRFQAGELGPGTIVGSAAFNMFVVIAVCVYAIPAGESRRIKHLRVFFVTASWSIFAYIWLYLILAVITPGVVQVWEAFLTLLFFPACVVFAWAADKRLLFYKYVYKRYRADPRSGIIIGTEAERPPKDLEADGGFPALPEPEPGAASPSPTPEEKELDESRREVIQILKDLKQKHPEKELEQLLDAANYMALVHQQKSRAFYRIQATRLMTGAGNVLKKHAAEAARRSPALPGEDDEDDEEDEACSRIFFEPCLYHCLENCGSVTLAVACQQGLGANHTFYVDFRTEDGSAKAGSDYEYSEGTLIFKPGETRKELAIGIIDDDIFEEDEHFFVRLLNLRVGDAEGMFEADSDDHPKGKLVAPLVATVTILDDDHAGIFGFRERSVRVSECQGHVEVTVVRSSGARGTVMVPFRTVEGTARGGGVDYEDASGELEFRNDETAKTLQVKIVDDEEYEKKENFFIELGTPRWLKRGISALLLAQGDGERQLSAEEEEARRIADMGKPVLGDNRRLEVVIEESYDFKNTVDKLMKKTNLATVIGTHSWREQFLEAITVSAGGDEDEDDEGREERLPSCFDYVMHFLTVFWKVLFACVPPTALLGGWAAFGVSILLLALLTALIGDLAAHFGCTLGLKDSVNAVVFVALGTSIPDTFASRVAALQDPCADASIGNVTGSNAVNVFLGLGLAWSVAAVYWAAQGRPFRVPPGTLAFPVTLFTIFAFLAIGVLLYRRRAPIGGELGGPRAPKVLTAGLFLLLWLLYVLFASLEAYCHIQGF from the exons ATGATGTACCTGTTCCTGGGCGTGTCCATCATCGCCGACCGCTTCATGGCGTCCATCGAGGTGATCACGTCGCGCGAGAAGGAGATCACGGTCACCAAGGCCAACGGCGAGACCAGCGTGGGCACCGTGCGCATCTGGAACGAGACCGTGTCCAACCTGACGCTGATGGCGCTGGGCTCGTCGGCGCCCGAGATCCTCCTGTCGCTCATCGAGGTGTGCGGCCACCGCTTCCAGGCCGGCGAGCTGGGCCCGGGCACCATCGTGGGCAGCGCCGCCTTCAACATGTTCGTGGTGATCGCCGTGTGCGTGTACGCCATCCCGGCGGGCGAGAGCCGCCGCATCAAGCACCTGCGCGTCTTCTTCGTCACGGCCTCCTGGAGCATCTTCGCCTACATCTGGCTCTACCTCATCCTGGCCGTCATCACGCCGGGCGTGGTGCAGGTGTGGGAGGCCTTCCTCACGCTGCTCTTCTTCCCGGCCTGCGTGGTCTTCGCCTGGGCGGCCGACAAGCGCCTGCTCTTCTACAAGTACGTCTACAAGCGCTACCGCGCCGACCCGCGCAGCGGCATCATCATCGGCACCGAGGCCGAGCGCCCGCCCAAGGACCTGGAGGCCGACGGCGGCTTCCCGGCGCTGCCCGAGCCCGAGCCCGGCGCCGCCTCGCCCTCGCCCACGCCCGAGGAGAAGGAGCTGGATGAGAGCCGGCGCGAGGTGATCCAGATCCTCAAGGACCTGAAGCAGAAGCACCCggagaaggagctggagcagctgctggacgCCGCCAACTACATGGCACTGGTGCACCAGCAGAAGAGCCGCGCCTTCTATCGCATCCAGGCCACGCGGCTCATGACCGGCGCCGGCAACGTGCTGAAGAAGCACGCGGCCGAGGCGGCGCGGCGCtcgcccgccctgcccggcgaGGACGAcgaggacgacgaggaggacgaggccTGCAGCCGCATCTTCTTCGAGCCGTGCCTGTACCACTGCCTGGAGAACTGCGGCTCGGTGACGCTGGCCGTGGCCtgccagcagggcctgggcGCCAACCACACCTTCTACGTGGACTTCCGCACCGAGGACGGCTCGGCCAAGGCGGGCTCGGACTACGAGTACAGCGAGGGCACCCTGATCTTCAAGCCGGGCGAGACGCGCAAGGAGCTGGCCATCGGCATCATCGACGACGACATCTTCGAGGAGGACGAGCACTTCTTCGTGCGGCTGCTGAACCTGCGCGTGGGCGACGCCGAGGGCATGTTCGAGGCCGACTCCGACGACCACCCCAAGGGCAAGCTGGTGGCGCCGCTGGTGGCCACGGTGACCATCCTGGACGACGACCACGCCGGCATCTTCGGCTTCCGCGAGCGCTCGGTGCGCGTCAGCGAGTGCCAGGGCCACGTGGAGGTGACGGTGGTGCGCAGCTCCGGCGCCCGGGGCACCGTCATGGTGCCCTTCCGCACCGTGGAGGGGACGGCGCGCGGAGGAGGCGTCGACTACGAGGACGCCAGCGGGGAGCTGGAGTTCCGCAACGACGAGACGGC GAAGACGCTGCAGGTGAAGATCGTGGATGACGAGGAGTACGAGaagaaggagaatttcttcatcGAGCTGGGGACGCCGCGCTGGCTCAAGCGCGGCATCTCAG CTCTTCTGCTCGCCCAAG GGGACGGGGAGCGGCAGCTGTcggccgaggaggaggaggcgcgGCGCATCGCCGACATGGGCAAGCCCGTGCTGGGCGACAACCGGCGCCTCGAGGTGGTCATCGAGGAGTCCTACGACTTCAAG aaCACGGTGGACAAGCTGATGAAGAAAACCAACCTGGCCACCGTCATCGGCACCCACTCGTGGCGCGAGCAGTTCCTGGAGGCCATCACCGTCAGCGCAGGTG gtgacgaggacgaggacgacgaGGGCCGTGAGGAGCGGCTGCCGTCGTGCTTCGATTACGTGATGCATTTCCTGACCGTGTTCTGGAAGGTTCTGTTCGCCTGCGTCCCCCCCACGGCGCTGCTGGGGGGCTGGGCGGCCTTCGGCgtctccatcctcctcctcgcccTCCTCACCGCCCTCATTGGCGACCTCGCCGCCCACTTCGGCTGCACCCTCGGCCTCAAGGACTCCGTCAACGCCGTCGTCTTCGTCGCCCTCGGCACCTCCATCCCCg ACACGTTCGCCAGCCGCGTGGCCGCGCTGCAGGACCCGTGCGCCGACGCGTCCATCGGGAACGTCACCGGCTCCAACGCCGTCAACGTCTTCCTGGGGCTGGGCCTGGCCTGGTCGGTGGCCGCCGTGTACTGGGCGGCGCAGGGACGTCCCTTCCGCGTCCCCCCGGGGACCTTGGCCTTCCCCGTCACCCTGTTCACCATCTTCGCCTTCCTCGCCATCGGGGTCCTGCTCTACCGGCGCCGGGCGCCCATCGGGGGCGAGCTGGGGGGGCCCCGCGCCCCCAAAGTGCTCACGGCCgggctcttcctgctcctctggcTCCTCTACGTCCTCTTCGCCAGCCTGGAGGCCTACTGCCACATCCAGGGCTTctaa
- the SLC8A2 gene encoding sodium/calcium exchanger 2 isoform X5: MMYLFLGVSIIADRFMASIEVITSREKEITVTKANGETSVGTVRIWNETVSNLTLMALGSSAPEILLSLIEVCGHRFQAGELGPGTIVGSAAFNMFVVIAVCVYAIPAGESRRIKHLRVFFVTASWSIFAYIWLYLILAVITPGVVQVWEAFLTLLFFPACVVFAWAADKRLLFYKYVYKRYRADPRSGIIIGTEAERPPKDLEADGGFPALPEPEPGAASPSPTPEEKELDESRREVIQILKDLKQKHPEKELEQLLDAANYMALVHQQKSRAFYRIQATRLMTGAGNVLKKHAAEAARRSPALPGEDDEDDEEDEACSRIFFEPCLYHCLENCGSVTLAVACQQGLGANHTFYVDFRTEDGSAKAGSDYEYSEGTLIFKPGETRKELAIGIIDDDIFEEDEHFFVRLLNLRVGDAEGMFEADSDDHPKGKLVAPLVATVTILDDDHAGIFGFRERSVRVSECQGHVEVTVVRSSGARGTVMVPFRTVEGTARGGGVDYEDASGELEFRNDETAKTLQVKIVDDEEYEKKENFFIELGTPRWLKRGISGMGTPRGDGERQLSAEEEEARRIADMGKPVLGDNRRLEVVIEESYDFKNTVDKLMKKTNLATVIGTHSWREQFLEAITVSAGDEDEDDEGREERLPSCFDYVMHFLTVFWKVLFACVPPTALLGGWAAFGVSILLLALLTALIGDLAAHFGCTLGLKDSVNAVVFVALGTSIPDTFASRVAALQDPCADASIGNVTGSNAVNVFLGLGLAWSVAAVYWAAQGRPFRVPPGTLAFPVTLFTIFAFLAIGVLLYRRRAPIGGELGGPRAPKVLTAGLFLLLWLLYVLFASLEAYCHIQGF; the protein is encoded by the exons ATGATGTACCTGTTCCTGGGCGTGTCCATCATCGCCGACCGCTTCATGGCGTCCATCGAGGTGATCACGTCGCGCGAGAAGGAGATCACGGTCACCAAGGCCAACGGCGAGACCAGCGTGGGCACCGTGCGCATCTGGAACGAGACCGTGTCCAACCTGACGCTGATGGCGCTGGGCTCGTCGGCGCCCGAGATCCTCCTGTCGCTCATCGAGGTGTGCGGCCACCGCTTCCAGGCCGGCGAGCTGGGCCCGGGCACCATCGTGGGCAGCGCCGCCTTCAACATGTTCGTGGTGATCGCCGTGTGCGTGTACGCCATCCCGGCGGGCGAGAGCCGCCGCATCAAGCACCTGCGCGTCTTCTTCGTCACGGCCTCCTGGAGCATCTTCGCCTACATCTGGCTCTACCTCATCCTGGCCGTCATCACGCCGGGCGTGGTGCAGGTGTGGGAGGCCTTCCTCACGCTGCTCTTCTTCCCGGCCTGCGTGGTCTTCGCCTGGGCGGCCGACAAGCGCCTGCTCTTCTACAAGTACGTCTACAAGCGCTACCGCGCCGACCCGCGCAGCGGCATCATCATCGGCACCGAGGCCGAGCGCCCGCCCAAGGACCTGGAGGCCGACGGCGGCTTCCCGGCGCTGCCCGAGCCCGAGCCCGGCGCCGCCTCGCCCTCGCCCACGCCCGAGGAGAAGGAGCTGGATGAGAGCCGGCGCGAGGTGATCCAGATCCTCAAGGACCTGAAGCAGAAGCACCCggagaaggagctggagcagctgctggacgCCGCCAACTACATGGCACTGGTGCACCAGCAGAAGAGCCGCGCCTTCTATCGCATCCAGGCCACGCGGCTCATGACCGGCGCCGGCAACGTGCTGAAGAAGCACGCGGCCGAGGCGGCGCGGCGCtcgcccgccctgcccggcgaGGACGAcgaggacgacgaggaggacgaggccTGCAGCCGCATCTTCTTCGAGCCGTGCCTGTACCACTGCCTGGAGAACTGCGGCTCGGTGACGCTGGCCGTGGCCtgccagcagggcctgggcGCCAACCACACCTTCTACGTGGACTTCCGCACCGAGGACGGCTCGGCCAAGGCGGGCTCGGACTACGAGTACAGCGAGGGCACCCTGATCTTCAAGCCGGGCGAGACGCGCAAGGAGCTGGCCATCGGCATCATCGACGACGACATCTTCGAGGAGGACGAGCACTTCTTCGTGCGGCTGCTGAACCTGCGCGTGGGCGACGCCGAGGGCATGTTCGAGGCCGACTCCGACGACCACCCCAAGGGCAAGCTGGTGGCGCCGCTGGTGGCCACGGTGACCATCCTGGACGACGACCACGCCGGCATCTTCGGCTTCCGCGAGCGCTCGGTGCGCGTCAGCGAGTGCCAGGGCCACGTGGAGGTGACGGTGGTGCGCAGCTCCGGCGCCCGGGGCACCGTCATGGTGCCCTTCCGCACCGTGGAGGGGACGGCGCGCGGAGGAGGCGTCGACTACGAGGACGCCAGCGGGGAGCTGGAGTTCCGCAACGACGAGACGGC GAAGACGCTGCAGGTGAAGATCGTGGATGACGAGGAGTACGAGaagaaggagaatttcttcatcGAGCTGGGGACGCCGCGCTGGCTCAAGCGCGGCATCTCAGGTATGGGGACACCGCGGG GGGACGGGGAGCGGCAGCTGTcggccgaggaggaggaggcgcgGCGCATCGCCGACATGGGCAAGCCCGTGCTGGGCGACAACCGGCGCCTCGAGGTGGTCATCGAGGAGTCCTACGACTTCAAG aaCACGGTGGACAAGCTGATGAAGAAAACCAACCTGGCCACCGTCATCGGCACCCACTCGTGGCGCGAGCAGTTCCTGGAGGCCATCACCGTCAGCGCAG gtgacgaggacgaggacgacgaGGGCCGTGAGGAGCGGCTGCCGTCGTGCTTCGATTACGTGATGCATTTCCTGACCGTGTTCTGGAAGGTTCTGTTCGCCTGCGTCCCCCCCACGGCGCTGCTGGGGGGCTGGGCGGCCTTCGGCgtctccatcctcctcctcgcccTCCTCACCGCCCTCATTGGCGACCTCGCCGCCCACTTCGGCTGCACCCTCGGCCTCAAGGACTCCGTCAACGCCGTCGTCTTCGTCGCCCTCGGCACCTCCATCCCCg ACACGTTCGCCAGCCGCGTGGCCGCGCTGCAGGACCCGTGCGCCGACGCGTCCATCGGGAACGTCACCGGCTCCAACGCCGTCAACGTCTTCCTGGGGCTGGGCCTGGCCTGGTCGGTGGCCGCCGTGTACTGGGCGGCGCAGGGACGTCCCTTCCGCGTCCCCCCGGGGACCTTGGCCTTCCCCGTCACCCTGTTCACCATCTTCGCCTTCCTCGCCATCGGGGTCCTGCTCTACCGGCGCCGGGCGCCCATCGGGGGCGAGCTGGGGGGGCCCCGCGCCCCCAAAGTGCTCACGGCCgggctcttcctgctcctctggcTCCTCTACGTCCTCTTCGCCAGCCTGGAGGCCTACTGCCACATCCAGGGCTTctaa